One Microvirga lotononidis genomic window carries:
- a CDS encoding IS110 family RNA-guided transposase → MQITTVGLDLAKHIFQVHAVDATGQVVVRKRLRRGEVLPFFAGLSPCLIGMEACATAHHWARELIKLGHMVKLMPPAYVKAYVKRGKTDAADAEAICEAVARPSMRFVPVKSAEQQSVLMLHRVRALLIRQRTMLVNALRGHLAEFGIIVAQGISRIRELIAILTDESADAVLPPLARRALAPLVDQLLDLQPRIRALEAELLAWHRQSQESRRLETIPGVGFITATAIAATVTDPSQFRSGREFAAWLGLTPRPNSSGGKERLGRISKMGDGYLRTLLVVGATAVIRYAHKKTAAGSAWIAELLARKPARLVSVALANKTARIAWALLARGEVYQAPAPAAV, encoded by the coding sequence ATGCAGATTACCACAGTTGGTCTGGATCTGGCCAAGCACATCTTCCAGGTGCACGCCGTTGATGCGACTGGCCAAGTCGTCGTCCGCAAGCGGCTGCGCCGAGGGGAGGTGCTGCCGTTCTTTGCTGGTCTGAGCCCGTGCCTGATCGGTATGGAGGCGTGCGCGACCGCCCACCACTGGGCCCGTGAGTTGATCAAGCTGGGCCATATGGTCAAGCTGATGCCGCCGGCTTACGTCAAAGCCTATGTCAAACGCGGCAAGACCGATGCAGCCGATGCGGAAGCGATCTGCGAGGCCGTGGCCCGTCCGAGCATGCGCTTCGTGCCGGTCAAATCGGCCGAGCAGCAGAGCGTGCTCATGCTCCATCGCGTGCGGGCTCTGCTGATCCGCCAGCGCACGATGCTGGTCAATGCTCTGCGCGGACACCTGGCCGAGTTCGGCATCATCGTCGCGCAGGGGATCAGCCGCATCCGCGAGTTGATCGCAATCCTCACAGACGAGAGTGCCGATGCCGTGCTGCCGCCGCTGGCCCGCCGGGCTCTGGCGCCTCTTGTTGATCAACTGCTCGATCTGCAGCCGCGGATCCGGGCGCTTGAGGCCGAACTCCTGGCTTGGCATCGGCAGAGCCAGGAGAGCCGCAGGCTGGAAACGATCCCAGGTGTCGGCTTCATCACCGCCACAGCAATCGCAGCGACTGTGACAGATCCCTCGCAGTTCCGCTCCGGCCGGGAGTTTGCCGCTTGGCTGGGACTGACCCCACGGCCGAATTCGTCTGGCGGCAAGGAGCGGTTGGGGCGGATCTCGAAGATGGGCGATGGCTACTTGCGAACGCTGCTGGTGGTCGGCGCCACGGCGGTGATCCGTTATGCTCACAAAAAGACTGCGGCAGGCAGTGCCTGGATCGCAGAGCTGCTCGCGAGGAAACCAGCTCGGCTGGTCTCGGTGGCTCTGGCTAACAAGACAGCCCGGATCGCCTGGGCGCTTTTGGCCAGAGGAGAGGTTTACCAAGCTCCGGCACCAGCTGCTGTCTGA
- a CDS encoding COG3904 family protein, protein MSGRIVPGDAKRFEALLAKEGPSISGVALRSPGGDVDEAMRIGRIVRAKLLRTLAPISSPEGNVCMMGGSPEQASECVCLSSCFLIYAGGVMRGGNVLGLHRPRYDEAFFANLPLEAANRRYGAVIERIKAYLLEMGIGDRYLDRMLRVSSSEMEILSKDEADRDLNGFIPAMAEWLKAKCGEIPEKEQKAMSSLTLYMALKDMPYSQLDDEFRAYVADMSRRVTPEMERRYQAYSRREGEVTGCRNGALLEERRKRHGEFAEFDELNRTGEKPGQK, encoded by the coding sequence ATGAGCGGACGCATCGTCCCTGGAGACGCCAAGCGATTCGAGGCACTGCTTGCCAAGGAGGGACCATCTATCAGCGGGGTGGCCCTCCGGTCGCCAGGCGGCGATGTCGATGAGGCCATGAGGATCGGGCGGATAGTCCGTGCGAAGCTTCTCCGTACGCTCGCTCCCATATCATCCCCCGAAGGGAACGTCTGCATGATGGGTGGCTCGCCCGAGCAAGCCTCCGAGTGCGTCTGTCTCAGCTCATGCTTCCTGATTTATGCGGGCGGCGTGATGCGTGGGGGCAACGTCCTCGGGCTTCATCGTCCCCGGTACGATGAGGCATTTTTTGCGAACCTGCCCCTGGAGGCGGCCAACAGGAGGTACGGAGCTGTCATTGAGAGAATCAAGGCGTACCTCCTCGAAATGGGCATCGGCGACAGGTACTTGGACCGGATGCTGCGCGTTTCTTCGTCCGAGATGGAGATCTTGTCGAAGGACGAGGCCGACCGCGATCTCAATGGCTTTATCCCGGCAATGGCCGAGTGGTTGAAGGCCAAATGCGGGGAGATCCCCGAAAAAGAGCAGAAGGCGATGTCCAGCCTAACACTCTACATGGCGCTTAAGGACATGCCGTACTCCCAGCTCGATGACGAGTTCAGAGCCTACGTCGCCGACATGTCACGGCGCGTAACGCCTGAAATGGAGCGTCGATACCAAGCCTATTCCCGGAGAGAGGGTGAGGTAACCGGCTGCCGGAATGGCGCCCTGCTTGAGGAGCGGCGGAAGCGCCACGGCGAGTTCGCAGAGTTCGATGAGCTGAATCGAACGGGGGAGAAACCCGGCCAGAAGTAG